The nucleotide sequence CTACcatagaattttaattaacGCCATTGGACTTTTTAGAATGCCAAAAAGCCAATCAACAACGATATTTCATTCTCACACTGTGTTGCAACAATGGGGGAACTCATTGGCACAATTTATTAGATTGGGTTTTTCATTAATGGTGGGGTTTTTCATCATTTAACTCgatttttgtatatttagaATGTAATTCAATTGGGTTAATTCAATCCTAGCAAGAAAGAGATTACGATGGTTATAGTAATGAGTATCTTCAACAATGATGATGGCACCGAATTAGTTCGTCTCTCAATCTCTCATCAATTAAATCCACCACTGAATTTGGCACTGACATTCAATCAAAAACCTAAAAATTATGTGATCTAGGTTGGGTTCCATCATTTGAGCCCAAGTATCAGCCATCAccaacttttttttgttttacttgttcttttatttttcttaaaatttgattaatgaCTATTAACGATAAGTTTCCAATATTTTGAAAACCTATCAATCAATAATAAAGTTTTTGAGTGCTAAAACCCTATTAGCAATGGGTTTTCAGCCATTATATCATCTCCTCCCCACTCTCTGTACTAATTCAACCCATTGAGGTTCAATCCAGAAATCTTATTGTGAAAGATGGGATTGTAAAGGAtaagtttttgttgttgttttgattttcttttgattctaGAATATCTTAAAACTagggacatatatatatatatatatgttatttaaacacgttttttaaatttgactaaGGAATAGGATACTCGTTACTATTTTTGAAACCTCAAAAGTGtctttataattaaaacaagccttactctcctaatttttgtaaattactCGATTTAATTATGTTAATCTTGGGATCATCCCATCAAAAATGGCGAGTATAAGAGGGGGCCTGAACTTCGTTCCCTCTCCGCATCGTGGAAGGAAGAAGGCAAGCTGCTTAATTGGGCGATTTCACACAACGCCATGGAGGCCAGGCTAGGCGGCTCTCTGTTGGTGCCTAGTGTTCAGGAGCTCGCAAAGCAGCCACTCAGCACTGTTCCATTCCGCTATGTTCGGCCTGATCAAGACCCTCCATTCATATCCGATGCCCCTTCTTTATCACAAGCCCCGGTCATCAATTTCCAGAGCTTGCTTTCTCCAGAAATGGCGGATTCCGAGCTGCAGAAGCTGCACAACGCTTGCAAAGATTGGGGTTTCTTTCAGGTATATATGCATTTGTTTAATTATGCATCTTAATTAATTCTTGATAGattcaaattatatatgttgaaaaatgatggaaagaataaataataatattattgcaGTTGATTGGTCATGGAGTAAGCTCTGTGATGGTGGAGAAAGTGAAGTTAGAGTTACAAGAATTCTTCAAGCTGCcaatggaagagaagaagagattttggcaagaaccAGGGCACGTGGAAGGATTTGGGCAAGCATTCGTTGTGTCCGAGGAGCAGAAGCTTGATTGGGCAGACATGTTTTACATGATCACACTCCCAACTCACATAAGAAAGCCCCATCTATTTCCGAACCTGCCTCTTCCACTCAGGTCACtcactactctctctctctctctctctctctctctctctctctgaacttACATATTAAGATATGCTTTGaatcttaattaaataactCAGCCtgcaattaatttatttgtctttcCAAGCAGAAACACCATCGAAGCATACACAGAGGAATTAAGAAATCTTGGCATGAAGCTCTTCAGCCTCATGGCAAAAGCACTAAGAATGAATGAAGACGACGTGATGAGGCTATTTGAGGGTGGGCTGCAATCAATAAGAATCAGCCATTATCC is from Diospyros lotus cultivar Yz01 chromosome 2, ASM1463336v1, whole genome shotgun sequence and encodes:
- the LOC127793778 gene encoding protein SRG1-like, translating into MEARLGGSLLVPSVQELAKQPLSTVPFRYVRPDQDPPFISDAPSLSQAPVINFQSLLSPEMADSELQKLHNACKDWGFFQLIGHGVSSVMVEKVKLELQEFFKLPMEEKKRFWQEPGHVEGFGQAFVVSEEQKLDWADMFYMITLPTHIRKPHLFPNLPLPLRNTIEAYTEELRNLGMKLFSLMAKALRMNEDDVMRLFEGGLQSIRISHYPPCPEPEKVIGLSPHSDASGITILLQATDVDGLQIKKDGKWVPIKPQPDAFIVNIGDSLEILTNGNYRSIEHRAIVNSEKERLSIATFISPRLDGELGPAPSLITPQTPALFKRITVLDYAKGYVSRELRGKSYIDLMRIQRNN